A section of the Oryzias melastigma strain HK-1 linkage group LG14, ASM292280v2, whole genome shotgun sequence genome encodes:
- the LOC112142628 gene encoding arachidonate 5-lipoxygenase-activating protein, which yields MCVCWMGGVRCQILQIHQTLILSLLDVKEKLCVLQLHYLTAHLASTAVMNSSTAVENIYLLVIVTLISVLQNAFFAQKVERECKNENNHTSSFERVSCANRNCMDAYPTFLAVMWCAGVCLSQAPAAFAGIIYLLVRQKYFIGYLGHTSQSTPGYMFGKRIIGFLFLMCILGIFNFLLCRYYGSDYKEYTETITNAASALLLLP from the exons atgtgtgtttgttgGATGGGGGGCGTGAGATGTCAGATCTTGCAAATCCATCAGACTTTAATATTGTCCCTTTTGGATGTGAAAGAGAAGCTTTGTGTCCTGCAGCTCCATTATTTAACTGCTCATTTGGCTTCAACAGCAGTCATGAACTCCAGCACAGCAGTGGAAAACATTTACCTCCTGGTGATTGTAACTCTCATCAGTGTCCTCCAGAATG CCTTCTTTGCCCAGAAAGTAGAGCGGGAATGCAAGAATGAAAACAACCACACATCCTCTTTTGAGCGAGTCTCTTGTGCCAA ccgCAACTGCATGGATGCTTACCCTACTTTCCTGGCAGTCATGTGGTGCGCTGGGGTTTGTCTCAGTCAAG CTCCTGCGGCGTTTGCTGGAATCATCTACCTACTGGTCAGGCAGAAATACTTCATTGGATATCTGGGACACACTTCTCAAAG CACGCCCGGTTACATGTTTGGGAAACGCATCATTGGCTTCCTGTTCCTGATGTGCATCCTGGGAATCTTTAACTTCCTGCTGTGCCGTTACTATGGCAGCGACTACAAGGAATACACGGAGACCATCACGAACGCCGCGTCTGCCCTTCTGCTCCTCCCTTAG